From a single Macrobrachium rosenbergii isolate ZJJX-2024 chromosome 7, ASM4041242v1, whole genome shotgun sequence genomic region:
- the LOC136840198 gene encoding uncharacterized protein, with amino-acid sequence MELSLGLVTVICLLRTSQSAYHNYHFLSKNNEILTAFTWATIGGPQDYWISPAEDFNKTYVTYGNVLQKPYVTSGNITSMSIQSPPRARKTRSLPAVFNGDISVDITLKHVIPLLQVHRSTFLRFEMPITYRIPLKFLNHKMESAKRRGIDETTSTSEIDDIEEFVSSLGVDGKACVRRCVCEMAASPSLNLRGFVGEVVHILVKRISEDGRYEEVENNGKEGPQKPPPSEGEYMKAAEYGKEHGDCWRVYPECPISILNLVNS; translated from the exons ATGGAACTCTCTTTGG GTTTGGTCACAGTGATCTGTCTACTAAGAACTTCCCAGAGTGCTTACCATAACTATCATTTCCTGTCCAAGAACAACGAGATACTGACAGCTTTTACATGGGCCACTATTGGTGGGCCTCAGGACTATTGGATTTCACCTGCAGAGGACTTCAACAAGACGTATGTGACCTACGGTAACGTTCTGCAGAAGCCATATGTGACAAGCGGCAATATTACGTCTATGTCTATACAATCGCCGCCCAGAGCAAGGAAAACTAGGTCTCTCCCTGCAGTCTTCAATGGTGACATATCCGTTGAT atAACCCTCAAACACGTCATCCCTTTATTACAAGTGCACCGGAGCACTTTCCTGAGGTTCGAAATGCCGATAACCTACCGCATCCCTTTGAAGTTCCTCAACCACAAGATGGAAAGCGCGAAGAGGAGAGGAATCGACGAGACCACTTCCACTTCAGAAATAGACGACATCGAGGAGTTTGTTTCCTC GCTGGGTGTGGACGGCAAAGCATGTGTCAGGagatgtgtgtgtgaaatggctGCCTCGCCATCTCTTAATCTCCGCGGCTTTGTGGGCGAAGTAGTGCATATTTTAGTCAA GCGAATCAGCGAAGACGGCCGTTACGAGGAAGTTGAGAACAACGGGAAAGAGGGCCCACAAAAGCCTCCTCCATCTGAAGGGGAGTACATGAAGGCTGCCGAATATGGAAAAGAACACGGGGACTGCTGGCGTGTTTATCCCGAGTGCCCAATCTCCATATTAAATCTCGTCAATAGTTAG